TCTTGTGGGGTGCCATCGGTGGTACACTCCTGTTACTGGTTGCCATGATGAATACTGCTATGATGAAGAGTCAAAATGATACTGCAATGATGTCCGGGATGGAGTATCTGCTTGTCAATCGTTCGCTCCTTTATCTTTATCCGATTCTGGTTATTGCTGAAGAGTTCCTTTGGAGAGGAATCATGCTTTCGGCTATGATTGAGAAGGGTTTGAATAAGCATCTGACTGTATTTTTGACGACCCTGTTTTTTCTTCTTAATCATTTAGCCGTTGCTCCTGTAAATATGATGGAGAGAGCAATGATGGCGATGATGGCATTTCCATTGGGTATTATTGGTGGTTATATTGTTGTGAATACCAGAAATGTGTGGGGGAGTGTTCTTGTGCACATGCTTGTCATGACTTCCATGATAGCCGCTATTCAGATTATCTTGTAGAAATTATTGCCGACAAATATAAAAGTTCATTATGTCTGAGAATCGAATTACCCAGTTGGTGAAGCAGGATAAAAAATTCCTGATTGCCTATTATATGCCGGAATTTCCGGTAACTGGCTCGACGCTCCCCGTGCTTGAGGCGCTTGAGGAGAGCGGGGTTGATATCATTGAGCTTGGTATGCCCTATTCTGACCCGATAGGCGATGGGCCAGTGATTCAGGATGCAGCCCATACCGCTATCCGTAACGGTGTGACCATCAAATATCTTCTTGAACTGGTACGCAGAGCCCGGCAGGGCGAAGGGTGCAAAAAAATTACAGCCCCCATCCTTCTGATGGGCTACTGCAACCCCCTGATTGCTTACGGTGGTGATTGTTTTCTGCATGATGCCCTTGAGGCGGGAGTTGACGGATTGCTTATTCCCGATCTTCCTCCCGAGGAGGCGGCAGATTTTCTCGAAAAAGCAAAGGGGTTTGGCCTTACCGTTGTCTTTCTTGTTTCACCGGTTACTCCACCCGAAAGGATAGAGCTGATCGACAGCCTCTCGACCGATTTTTCCTACTGTCTTGCGGTCAATGGTACAACAGGGACAGCGAAGCTTTCCGATACGGCGACAGAGTCAGCGGTTGATGACTATCTGAAAAGGGTACGCCAACATGCCCGGAAAAAATTTGTTGTCGGTTTTGGCATCAAGGATAAGGCGCAGGTAGAGCATATGTGGAACTTTGCAGACGGAGCCGTCGTGGGAAGTGCCCTTTTGCAGTACATCGCAGCTTCTGCAACTCCTGAAGAGACAGCCCGCCTGGCCGCGGAGTTCTGGAAAACGTTGCGCTGACCGATGGCACTCTCTCCCTCGGTTGATATCATTATTCCCCATTACAGGAGGCGCGACATGCTTGAGCGCTGCCTTGATTCGCTCGAACAGAGCAGCTATCCCTCCATGGGCATCATCGTGGTCGATAACGGTGGCAGCGAGGCGGGCCTTGTTTTTCTTGTCAAGCGTTACCGCAATGCACGTCTGTTACGACTTCCGGAAAACAGGGGGTATGCCGGAGGTTGCAACGCGGGGCTGAAAAGCTCTTCGGCTGACTATGTGGTTTTCATGAATGACGATACGGAGCACGATCCGATGTGGCTTGAACAGCTTGTTACGGCTGCTCTTGCCGATAGCCATATGGGAGCCTTGCAGCCTAAAATCCTTTCGCTTAAGCCTTATCGCAAGGGCAAAAAGATCTTTGATTATGCCGGTGCTGCGGGCGGTATGATGGATCAGCTTGGTTATCCCTGGTGCCTTGGTCGGACATTTTCCGGTGTTGAGAGCGACAGGGGGCAGTACGATTGCGGGAAGGAAATTTTCTGGGCATCGGGTGTTGCCATGTTTGTAAAACGAGCGGTGGCCGAAGAGCTTGGAGGGTTTGATGAGGATTTTTTCATGCAGATGGAGGAGATTGACCTCTCCTGGCGGATGAAGCTTGCTGGATACCGCATAGCATCGGTTCCTTCATCACTTGTTCTGCATGAAGGGGGTGCATCGCTGCAGGGCGGATCGGCAGAAAAAATTTATCTCAATCATCGCAATAATGTGACTATGCTTCTGAAGAACCGTGGTATGGCAGGGCTTCTGTGGGTGCTTCCGCTGCGTCTGTTGCTTGACCTTGCGGTTGCACTCTTTTATCTCACACAGTTTCCCGGATCGCTGAAAAAATCAGGAGCAGTGTTCCGCGCATGGTCTTTCAATCTCCGGGCTCTTGCTGCGACCATGAAGAAACGCCGCACGATACAGACGTCAAGGGTGGTTGATGATCGTACCATTTTTCGTGACGCTCCGCCCTCACTCCTTTTCAGACGGTAACGATTTCGCATGGTTTAATTCAGCCTGTTTTTTCATTGCGATCATCATCAGAGGACAATCCCGATTCTGCACATTTCTGACAGCAAACTGGGGGGCATAAAAATCCGGCTTCACTTCTGCCCTGTAGGTAAGAAATGTTCCTGCTCCCTGCGGGTAATCGACCAAAGTCCACTCTCCCTGATAGACCTTGAAATCACCGGTTATTTGCTGAAAACGAAGCCGCGTCAGCCCCTCTCCCCATACTTTCATTTTTATGTAGACCTCTTTCGAGAAGATAAACATTCTGCTTTTTCCCTTTTCAAACATCACGATTTCAATACCATTGTCCGAAATGATGTCGCTGTCGATAATATTCGGAACAAAATTTTTATGATTTTTAAAATCAGTTATCACTTCCCAGACCTTTTTTGGCGGAGCTGCAATATAGATTTGTCCCTCTATGCCGGTAACTCCCTCCTGCAGATTTGAGAGCGCTACAATGACCTCTCCGGTTAACAGTCTTGCCCTTTCTCCCGTCAGAGAGTCAGAATGAGTTGTCGTTATCGGCAGCGCCCTGAGGGATGCGGCGTGAAAAAAAAACAGTACAGCCATGAGAGGCAGTATCATCTTGTTTAATAGTCTGATGCGTCTCTGCATGCTGTATTCCTGGTCAATGAGGTAACGGGATGATTCGTGACTGTCAGGCTGTTTTCAGTAAAGCAGTCCTGGTTGTTTGCTACTTTTTGGGTGGTGTCAGATGACCCCATTTCACCATATCTTTTATAGTTTCAATCAGACTTTCCCTGACTGGCATGAAGGAGATGCCAAGTTCACGCCTGATTTTCGAATTGTCATAGTGCATGGTACGTCCGATGGTTGTGCGGATATACATGCCGATATCCTTCGGCTGTGTGAAAGAGAGCCCTTTCATGAGCAGA
The DNA window shown above is from Pelodictyon phaeoclathratiforme BU-1 and carries:
- a CDS encoding CPBP family intramembrane glutamic endopeptidase, whose protein sequence is MKSVKPLSFEPDSSTARFNLSFALMAAIWLLGLAGHFTPFQEWPALFLYVIGSIGLVLYRGKTTGEWKEMYLAGGDLKKSLLWGAIGGTLLLLVAMMNTAMMKSQNDTAMMSGMEYLLVNRSLLYLYPILVIAEEFLWRGIMLSAMIEKGLNKHLTVFLTTLFFLLNHLAVAPVNMMERAMMAMMAFPLGIIGGYIVVNTRNVWGSVLVHMLVMTSMIAAIQIIL
- the trpA gene encoding tryptophan synthase subunit alpha; translated protein: MSENRITQLVKQDKKFLIAYYMPEFPVTGSTLPVLEALEESGVDIIELGMPYSDPIGDGPVIQDAAHTAIRNGVTIKYLLELVRRARQGEGCKKITAPILLMGYCNPLIAYGGDCFLHDALEAGVDGLLIPDLPPEEAADFLEKAKGFGLTVVFLVSPVTPPERIELIDSLSTDFSYCLAVNGTTGTAKLSDTATESAVDDYLKRVRQHARKKFVVGFGIKDKAQVEHMWNFADGAVVGSALLQYIAASATPEETARLAAEFWKTLR
- a CDS encoding glycosyltransferase family 2 protein — encoded protein: MALSPSVDIIIPHYRRRDMLERCLDSLEQSSYPSMGIIVVDNGGSEAGLVFLVKRYRNARLLRLPENRGYAGGCNAGLKSSSADYVVFMNDDTEHDPMWLEQLVTAALADSHMGALQPKILSLKPYRKGKKIFDYAGAAGGMMDQLGYPWCLGRTFSGVESDRGQYDCGKEIFWASGVAMFVKRAVAEELGGFDEDFFMQMEEIDLSWRMKLAGYRIASVPSSLVLHEGGASLQGGSAEKIYLNHRNNVTMLLKNRGMAGLLWVLPLRLLLDLAVALFYLTQFPGSLKKSGAVFRAWSFNLRALAATMKKRRTIQTSRVVDDRTIFRDAPPSLLFRR
- a CDS encoding SRPBCC family protein, which codes for MAVLFFFHAASLRALPITTTHSDSLTGERARLLTGEVIVALSNLQEGVTGIEGQIYIAAPPKKVWEVITDFKNHKNFVPNIIDSDIISDNGIEIVMFEKGKSRMFIFSKEVYIKMKVWGEGLTRLRFQQITGDFKVYQGEWTLVDYPQGAGTFLTYRAEVKPDFYAPQFAVRNVQNRDCPLMMIAMKKQAELNHAKSLPSEKE